In a genomic window of Pirellulales bacterium:
- a CDS encoding choice-of-anchor E domain-containing protein translates to MIRVLPLVALSALLLNVSSAVAGVVTETSAFSFPLSPGNQNLSIPMFDTLGGTRTLTSVQLKVDATVQAKITAENDSAVSGNMGVDLIGLVKASTVGPLSASASILGSAGPVAVSASDGNPDTGPDFVDFGLLSGNDANSASTMVGLAAYIGPGFLSVLVSGSGGFSATGVTDSTIHVTDFEAFGNVDVVYTYDETGVVPEPASIVVWSLLGLGGVFLVRRRAARA, encoded by the coding sequence ATGATTCGAGTGCTTCCGCTCGTTGCGCTTTCCGCGCTGCTTTTGAATGTCTCCAGCGCCGTTGCCGGCGTAGTGACCGAAACGTCCGCATTCTCGTTTCCCCTTTCGCCGGGAAACCAGAACTTGAGCATTCCCATGTTCGACACGTTGGGGGGCACTCGCACCCTGACCTCGGTGCAATTGAAAGTCGATGCCACCGTGCAGGCCAAAATTACCGCCGAGAACGACTCGGCGGTTTCGGGCAACATGGGGGTTGATCTTATTGGATTGGTCAAGGCCTCGACGGTGGGACCGCTGTCCGCCAGCGCGTCTATTCTTGGCTCGGCCGGTCCGGTAGCGGTAAGCGCCAGCGACGGCAACCCGGATACAGGGCCTGATTTTGTCGACTTTGGTTTGCTGTCGGGCAACGACGCGAACTCAGCTTCCACGATGGTTGGATTGGCGGCCTACATCGGTCCTGGCTTCTTGAGTGTGCTGGTCAGCGGCAGTGGCGGTTTTTCGGCGACTGGCGTCACCGACAGTACCATCCACGTCACTGACTTTGAGGCCTTCGGCAATGTAGATGTGGTATACACCTACGACGAAACAGGCGTCGTTCCCGAACCGGCCAGCATTGTAGTCTGGTCGCTGCTGGGACTTGGCGGCGTGTTTCTCGTACGCCGTCGCGCGGCACGCGCGTAA
- the purH gene encoding bifunctional phosphoribosylaminoimidazolecarboxamide formyltransferase/IMP cyclohydrolase: MQSPRIQRALISVSDKTGLAELARGLVAAGVELYSTGGTRRFLEESGVPVLDVTDYTGFPEIMDGRVKTLHPKIHGGILCRHDHPEDREALATHGIRTFELVIVNLYPFEATAARADVSFDEVIEQIDIGGPSLVRGASKNHAFTTIATSPLQYADILEQVARDRCTTPELRRRLAAAAFAHTGAYDTAIASWFAGQLSEERYPQTLRLAFERQCELRYGENPHQSAALYVQPGVRGACVATARQLHGKELSYNNLLDLDSALAIVRTLRGPAVVVVKHNNPCGAAEAESISTALQLGWEGDPLSAFGSVLGFNRPVDAASAEYLAEPGRFVEAIVAPDYDPAALEVLTTKPKWKANVRLLAVGALDDAPCGLDLRRIQGGLLAQEFDTAADPLTEWKVVTRQAPSDAQQADLQFAWAICRQVKSNAIVLAKNRALIGAGAGQMSRVDSVEIAIKKGAQRTAGSVLASDAFFPFADSIEQAASAGVGAIIQPGGSRNDEEVIAACDRHGIAMLFTGRRHFKH, translated from the coding sequence ATGCAGTCGCCCCGGATACAGCGCGCGCTCATTAGCGTGAGTGACAAAACTGGACTGGCTGAGCTTGCCCGCGGCCTGGTGGCGGCGGGCGTGGAACTGTACAGCACCGGCGGGACGCGGCGATTCTTGGAAGAAAGCGGGGTGCCTGTTCTGGATGTGACCGACTACACCGGCTTTCCGGAGATCATGGATGGCCGCGTGAAAACATTGCACCCCAAGATCCACGGGGGCATTCTCTGTCGGCACGACCACCCCGAGGATCGAGAGGCGCTAGCGACTCACGGCATTCGCACCTTTGAGTTGGTAATTGTGAACCTTTATCCATTCGAGGCGACCGCCGCGCGCGCCGATGTGAGCTTCGACGAGGTCATTGAGCAAATCGACATCGGCGGACCATCGTTGGTACGAGGCGCCTCCAAGAACCACGCCTTCACGACGATCGCGACTAGTCCTCTGCAATACGCCGATATTCTTGAACAGGTCGCTCGCGACCGATGCACCACGCCCGAGCTGCGCCGCCGATTGGCCGCCGCGGCGTTCGCCCATACCGGCGCCTACGACACCGCCATTGCCAGTTGGTTTGCCGGGCAATTGAGCGAAGAGCGCTATCCGCAAACATTGCGTCTGGCGTTTGAACGCCAGTGCGAACTGCGCTATGGCGAGAACCCGCATCAATCGGCGGCGCTATATGTGCAGCCTGGCGTTCGCGGCGCCTGCGTGGCGACTGCTCGCCAATTGCACGGCAAGGAGCTTTCGTACAACAACCTGCTCGATCTCGACAGCGCCTTGGCAATTGTGCGCACGCTGCGAGGCCCCGCAGTTGTGGTGGTCAAGCACAATAATCCATGCGGCGCCGCCGAAGCCGAGAGTATCTCCACGGCGCTCCAACTGGGTTGGGAGGGTGATCCGCTCTCCGCGTTCGGCTCGGTGTTGGGATTCAACCGCCCGGTCGATGCCGCCAGCGCTGAGTATCTCGCCGAGCCGGGACGCTTTGTCGAGGCGATCGTGGCCCCCGATTATGATCCGGCCGCGCTTGAAGTACTGACAACCAAGCCCAAATGGAAAGCCAATGTGCGGTTGCTGGCGGTGGGCGCGCTGGACGATGCCCCCTGCGGACTTGACCTGCGACGGATTCAGGGGGGGCTCTTGGCGCAGGAGTTCGACACCGCGGCCGATCCATTGACGGAGTGGAAAGTCGTCACGCGGCAGGCGCCAAGCGACGCGCAACAGGCTGATCTGCAATTCGCCTGGGCCATCTGTCGACAGGTGAAGAGCAATGCGATTGTGCTGGCCAAGAATCGCGCCTTGATTGGCGCCGGCGCTGGGCAGATGAGCCGTGTCGACTCGGTCGAAATTGCGATCAAGAAGGGGGCGCAGCGGACCGCGGGATCTGTGTTGGCCTCCGACGCGTTCTTTCCATTCGCCGATTCCATCGAGCAGGCGGCCAGTGCCGGTGTGGGCGCGATCATTCAGCCGGGCGGATCGCGCAACGACGAAGAGGTCATCGCCGCCTGCGATCGGCATGGCATCGCGA
- a CDS encoding RraA family protein, giving the protein MSVSSDTLARLAEFDTPTISNVIELFDVCPRNRGYMDHRIRANFSHLPPMVGFACTASFRADAPPPQGDVYASLDQQIEHFSRLPGPAVVVFQDLDDPPVAATFGEVMCSTYKAFGSVGLVTSGAGRDLEQVRALEYPVFTSSTICSHAYCHILNVGLPVRVGGLVIATGELLHGDCNGVTRIPIAIADAVAELTPAFITAERIVLDYVSGTETKSVTALAARRKEFSQEVSRLTAQAKIMLK; this is encoded by the coding sequence ATGAGCGTCTCCTCGGATACCCTGGCTCGCCTTGCCGAGTTCGACACGCCCACGATTTCGAACGTTATCGAGCTGTTTGATGTTTGTCCCCGCAACCGCGGGTATATGGACCATCGCATTCGGGCCAACTTTTCGCATTTGCCGCCGATGGTGGGTTTTGCTTGCACGGCGTCGTTTCGGGCAGACGCCCCGCCCCCGCAAGGAGATGTGTACGCGTCGCTCGATCAGCAGATCGAACATTTTTCACGGTTGCCGGGGCCGGCGGTGGTGGTATTTCAGGACCTGGACGATCCGCCGGTCGCCGCCACGTTTGGGGAGGTGATGTGCTCCACCTACAAGGCCTTTGGGTCGGTGGGCTTGGTGACTTCGGGGGCCGGACGCGATCTGGAACAGGTGCGGGCGCTAGAGTATCCGGTTTTTACGAGCAGCACGATCTGCTCTCATGCCTACTGCCATATTCTGAATGTCGGTCTGCCGGTGCGCGTTGGTGGACTGGTGATCGCCACGGGGGAACTATTGCATGGCGACTGCAACGGAGTCACCCGGATACCAATCGCCATTGCGGATGCCGTGGCGGAGCTGACGCCGGCGTTTATTACCGCCGAACGCATAGTGCTCGATTACGTCAGTGGTACGGAAACCAAGAGTGTGACAGCACTTGCGGCTCGGCGCAAGGAGTTTTCACAGGAAGTGAGCCGACTTACGGCCCAGGCTAAAATCATGCTCAAATGA
- a CDS encoding MASE1 domain-containing protein codes for MVQHSAIPSSSLNLPWIERQPPWRVLAAFLLAYVAALYIGHSFMVAPEHIAAIWPASGIALAGLTLVAPRWRNPLWAMFTVATVAMNLYMGRSIAISVALASINAINTPLVAWWFRCQGPTHEFLTDPGRLLRQFLLPIALGSAMGAMLGGAAIQLTDGADWRRTAWLWFVSDALGMLVIAPVLLVWLTPESWNRCRATPMEWLESLCIAGLVTAVTTNWLLNVSYTGNRYSLRRPYALLPIMFFAGARLDPRLIVLILLYLATIATARAADTGSQFTGLMSPDLATRLLTVQAYLAVACSTTLTVAAMVAQRRITEQRLQAAHDDMEARVEQRTCELRLSEERALQQSRELNTIYRTAPLSFCVLDSELKLARVNLRLVAEFGLEHQKLLGRPFAEVLPALAEIAPLLLRAGQQGHEIAAQEVRVAAPNTPAHGRDWSVSCYPIDTPQGRQIGCILSDITEQKSAERQFAERRTELFDTARLNSLGMLAGGLAHELNQPLHAIHNYSRGCLRRLDLDQPGAEPLREALDHIADEAQRAAEIVRRLREFVRRREPRSETVALNRVIANVVQLVDTQLTRSQMRISFDLAALSPTVVGDGIQLEQVVVNLVLNAIDASESRPVAMRAIHLATREVGARAEVIVQDSGLGVPTEKLQAIFEPFYTTKPTGLGLGLAISRSIVEAHGGTLQAEACAPHGSLFRMSLPIRNPAGPQPTRLVAQPAQPSTTG; via the coding sequence ATGGTTCAACACTCTGCCATCCCCAGTAGCTCGCTCAATTTGCCTTGGATCGAGCGGCAACCTCCGTGGCGCGTGCTGGCCGCGTTTTTGTTGGCGTACGTCGCGGCCCTCTACATCGGGCACTCGTTCATGGTGGCGCCCGAGCATATCGCCGCCATCTGGCCCGCCTCCGGCATCGCCTTGGCGGGATTGACGCTCGTCGCGCCGCGCTGGCGCAATCCGCTCTGGGCAATGTTCACGGTAGCCACAGTGGCAATGAACCTGTATATGGGCAGATCGATCGCGATCAGCGTGGCGCTGGCTTCAATCAACGCCATCAACACCCCTTTGGTCGCTTGGTGGTTTCGATGCCAAGGGCCAACTCACGAGTTTCTGACCGATCCAGGGAGGTTGCTGCGACAATTCCTACTGCCAATCGCCCTGGGTTCCGCGATGGGCGCGATGCTAGGCGGCGCCGCGATTCAATTGACCGACGGCGCGGATTGGCGTCGCACCGCTTGGCTCTGGTTTGTGTCCGATGCGCTCGGCATGCTCGTCATCGCGCCGGTGCTGTTGGTTTGGTTGACGCCAGAATCTTGGAATCGTTGCCGGGCCACTCCCATGGAATGGCTGGAGTCGTTGTGTATTGCCGGACTCGTCACCGCAGTAACGACCAACTGGCTGCTGAATGTCAGCTATACCGGCAACCGCTACTCTTTGCGCCGGCCGTACGCGCTGCTGCCCATCATGTTTTTCGCTGGCGCTCGACTCGATCCGCGATTGATCGTCTTGATCTTGCTCTATTTGGCGACGATCGCCACCGCTCGCGCGGCTGACACCGGATCGCAATTCACCGGCCTGATGTCACCAGACTTGGCGACTCGATTACTGACGGTGCAGGCGTACCTGGCCGTGGCCTGCTCCACCACGTTGACGGTGGCGGCAATGGTGGCGCAGCGGCGGATAACGGAGCAGCGACTGCAAGCCGCGCACGACGACATGGAGGCGCGCGTCGAGCAGCGCACATGCGAACTGCGCCTGAGCGAAGAGCGCGCGCTGCAGCAGTCGCGCGAGCTGAACACCATTTATCGCACCGCTCCGCTGAGCTTTTGCGTGCTCGATTCCGAGCTGAAACTGGCGCGCGTCAATCTTCGGCTCGTCGCGGAATTTGGTTTGGAACATCAAAAACTGCTCGGTCGCCCCTTCGCGGAAGTGCTGCCCGCACTGGCCGAAATCGCTCCACTGCTCTTGCGCGCCGGCCAGCAAGGGCACGAGATCGCGGCGCAAGAAGTGCGCGTGGCGGCGCCCAACACGCCCGCCCATGGTCGTGATTGGAGTGTGAGCTGCTATCCGATCGACACCCCCCAAGGGCGGCAAATCGGTTGCATCCTGAGCGACATCACGGAGCAAAAGAGCGCGGAGCGTCAGTTCGCTGAACGACGAACCGAATTGTTCGACACCGCGCGACTCAATTCGCTCGGCATGCTGGCCGGCGGCCTAGCCCACGAATTGAACCAGCCCCTCCATGCAATTCACAATTACTCGCGCGGTTGCCTGCGGCGGCTCGACCTTGACCAACCTGGCGCCGAACCGCTGCGCGAGGCGCTGGATCATATCGCGGACGAAGCGCAACGCGCCGCCGAGATCGTACGTCGCCTGCGCGAGTTCGTTCGCAGGCGCGAACCACGCAGCGAAACGGTGGCCCTTAACCGCGTGATCGCCAACGTGGTGCAACTCGTTGACACGCAACTGACGCGGTCGCAAATGCGAATCAGTTTCGATCTGGCCGCGCTGTCGCCGACCGTGGTAGGGGATGGGATTCAACTCGAACAGGTCGTGGTCAACCTGGTGCTCAACGCCATCGACGCCTCCGAATCGCGCCCAGTGGCGATGCGAGCGATTCATTTGGCCACGCGCGAAGTCGGCGCGCGCGCCGAGGTCATCGTGCAGGATTCTGGCCTTGGCGTGCCCACCGAAAAGTTGCAGGCGATCTTCGAGCCGTTTTACACCACCAAGCCCACCGGCCTCGGCCTGGGATTGGCAATTAGTCGGTCCATCGTGGAGGCCCACGGCGGCACGCTCCAAGCGGAAGCCTGTGCCCCTCACGGATCACTGTTCCGCATGTCGCTGCCGATCCGCAATCCTGCTGGTCCGCAACCAACCAGACTGGTTGCGCAACCGGCGCAGCCCAGCACAACGGGCTAA